From the Saccharomycodes ludwigii strain NBRC 1722 chromosome I, whole genome shotgun sequence genome, one window contains:
- the RPA135 gene encoding DNA-directed RNA polymerase I core subunit RPA135 (similar to Saccharomyces cerevisiae YPR010C | RPA135 | RNA Polymerase A) codes for MSSVLLPIKPNRTADFRTLEREERFRKPPKDKSAFPLLAEAIEPHIGSFNALTEGPDGGLLNLGVRDIGEKIIFDGSKSDANPDYLGNKLSIKIEQVSLSKPMSNDGVSNAIERKIFPTESRQRLSTYKGKLMLKLSWNVNDGEELFTEVRDCGGVPIMLQSNRCHLHKLSPEELVRHKEESDEFGGYFIINGIEKLIRMLIVQRRNHPMAIIRPSFVNRGASYTSYGVQIRCARPDQTSQTNVLHYLNDGQVTFRFSWRKNEYLIPVVIILKALCETSDKQIFDGIVGPDVENSFLTDRLELLLRGFKKKYPQLYNRKQVLQYLGDKFRVVFQAPPNMTDFAVGEEVLRRIVLVHLGEDNCDKSRLLLFMVRKLYSLVAGECCPDNPDATQHQEVLLGGFLYGMILKEKMEEYLNNIKLQIQADVNRGIAVNFKSRKYMTRVFMRVNENIGSKLQYFLSTGNLVSQSGLDLQQVSGYTVVAEKINFYRFLAHFRMVHRGSFFAQLKTTTVRKLLPESWGFLCPVHTPDGSPCGLLNHLAHKCRISTTQSDVSKIPELLYSLGVTPASQVVGAGPSMSCVQIDGKIVGWSSHEDAKIVADTLRFWKVEGKTAGLPLDLEIGYVPPSTGGQYPGLFIFGGHARMMRPVRYLPLDKEDILGPFEQVYMNVAVTAQEIASNVHTHVEYTPTNILSILANLTPFSDFNQSPRNMYQCQMGKQTMGTPGVALCHRSDNKLYRLQSGQTPIVKANLYDDYGMDNFPNGTNAVVAVISYTCYDMDDAMILNKSADDRGFAYGTMYKTEKIDLSSSRSRNDPITQHFGFGDDEWPKEWLEKLDDDGLPYVGTYVEEGDPICAYFDDTLNKTKIKTYHNSEPGYIEEVNLIGDESNKFQELQTVTIKYRIKRKPQIGDKFSSRHGQKGICSRKWPTVDMPFSESGIQPDIIINPHAFPSRMTIGMFVESLAGKSGALHGIAHDATPWKFSEEDTPADYFGEQLLEAGYNYHGNEPLYSGATGEELRADIYVGVVYYQRLRHMVNDKYQVRSTGPVNSLTMQPVKGRKRHGGIRVGEMERDALIGHGTAFLLQDRLLNCSDYTQTSLCRDCGSILTTQSSVPRIGSMATVRCRRCAIKFDEVKKIISKTSSDGNSGVFIEDSNIWEDGQGNKFVGGGNTTTIAIPFVLKYLDSELAAMGISLHYNVEPK; via the coding sequence atgagTTCAGTTCTATTACCTATCAAACCAAACAGAACAGCTGATTTCCGTACTTTGGAAAGGGAAGAACGGTTTCGTAAACCACCCAAAGATAAATCAGCATTCCCATTACTAGCAGAAGCTATTGAACCGCATATTGGCTCCTTTAACGCATTAACTGAAGGTCCAGATGGTGGTTTGTTGAATTTGGGTGTTAGAGATATTGGAGAAAAAATCATCTTTGATGGATCCAAATCTGATGCTAATCCAGATTACTTAGGCAATAAGTTGTCCATTAAAATTGAACAGGTCTCTTTATCCAAGCCAATGTCCAATGATGGTGTGTCTAACGCCATTGAAAGAAAGATTTTCCCAACCGAATCCAGACAAAGATTAAGCACTTATAAAGGTAAACTAATGTTGAAATTATCCTGGAATGTCAATGATGGGGAAGAGCTTTTCACTGAAGTAAGGGACTGCGGTGGTGTTCCAATTATGCTGCAGAGTAATAGGTGTCATTTACATAAATTATCTCCAGAAGAATTAGTTAGACACAAGGAAGAGTCTGATGAATTTGGTGgctattttattatcaacgGTATTGAGAAGTTGATCAGAATGTTAATTGTTCAAAGAAGAAACCATCCCATGGCCATTATTAGACCCTCCTTTGTTAATAGAGGTGCCTCCTACACTTCTTATGGTGTCCAAATTAGATGTGCTAGACCAGACCAAACCTCTCAAACAAATGTTTTGCATTACTTAAATGATGGCCAGGTAACTTTCAGATTTTCCTGGAGGAAAAATGAGTATTTAATTCCAgtggttattattttaaaggCTTTGTGCGAAACGTCTgataaacaaatttttgatGGTATTGTTGGTCCAGATGTtgaaaattcttttttgacGGATCGtttagaattattattacgtggttttaaaaaaaaatatccaCAATTGTATAATCGCAAACAAGTATTACAATACTTGGGTGACAAATTCCGTGTTGTTTTTCAGGCTCCTCCAAATATGACTGATTTTGCAGTCGGGGAAGAAGTTTTGAGACGTATTGTTTTGGTTCATTTGGGTGAAGATAATTGTGATAAATCCcgcttattattattcatggTCAGAAAGTTGTACTCATTGGTTGCTGGTGAGTGTTGTCCAGATAATCCCGATGCCACACAACATCAAGAGGTTTTGTTAGGTGGATTTTTATATGGTatgattttgaaagaaaaaatggaaGAATACTTGAACAACATTAAATTACAAATACAAGCTGATGTTAACCGTGGCATTGCCGTTAATTTCAAGAGTCGTAAATATATGACCCGTGTTTTTATGAGGGTCAACGAAAACATTGGTTCGAAGCTGCAATATTTCTTGTCCACAGGTAATTTAGTTTCTCAATCAGGTTTGGACTTGCAGCAAGTTTCTGGTTACACCGTTGTTgcagaaaaaattaatttttatcgTTTTTTGGCCCATTTCAGAATGGTTCATAGAGGATCTTTTTTCGCCCAATTGAAAACCACCACTGTCAGAAAGCTATTACCGGAGTCATGGGGGTTCTTATGTCCTGTCCATACACCAGATGGTTCTCCATGTGGGTTGTTGAATCATTTGGCTCATAAATGTAGAATTTCTACCACCCAATCCGATGTTTCCAAAATTCCTGAACTTTTGTATTCTTTAGGTGTCACACCAGCTTCTCAGGTTGTTGGTGCTGGTCCATCCATGTCTTGTGTCCAAATCGATGGGAAAATTGTTGGTTGGAGTAGCCATGAAGACGCTAAGATTGTAGCAGATACTTTAAGATTTTGGAAAGTTGAAGGCAAGACTGCCGGTTTACCACTAGATTTAGAAATCGGTTATGTTCCACCCTCCACTGGTGGCCAGTACCCtggtttgtttattttcgGTGGTCATGCAAGAATGATGCGTCCAGTCCGTTACTTACCATTGGATAAGGAAGACATTCTTGGTCCGTTTGAACAAGTTTATATGAATGTTGCTGTTACCGCACAGGAAATTGCCAGTAATGTACACACCCATGTCGAATATACTCCAACTAACATTTTGTCTATCTTGGCCAATTTAACACCATTTTCAGATTTCAATCAATCTCCAAGAAATATGTATCAATGCCAGATGGGTAAACAAACTATGGGTACACCAGGTGTTGCATTGTGTCATCGTTCCGACAACAAACTTTATAGATTACAATCTGGTCAAACACCAATTGTTAAGGCCAATTTGTATGATGATTATGGTATGGATAATTTCCCAAATGGTACTAATGCGGTTGTCGCAGTTATTTCTTACACCTGTTATGATATGGATGATGCaatgatattaaataaatctgCTGATGACAGAGGGTTTGCGTATGGTACTATGTACAAGACTgaaaaaatagatttaaGCTCTAGCAGAAGCCGTAATGATCCAATAACCCAACATTTTGGTTTTGGTGACGATGAATGGCCTAAAGAATGGttggaaaaattagatGATGATGGCTTACCTTATGTTGGCACTTATGTTGAAGAAGGCGATCCAATTTGTGCCTACTTTGACGATACTTTGAACAAGACCAAGATTAAGACTTATCATAACAGTGAACCTGGATACATTGAAGAAGTAAATTTGATTGGAGACGAATCGAACAAATTTCAAGAGCTACAAACAGTAACTATCAAGTACcgtattaaaagaaaaccaCAAATTGGTGataaattttcttcaagACACGGTCAAAAGGGTATTTGTTCCAGAAAATGGCCAACGGTGGATATGCCATTTAGTGAAAGCGGTATTCAGccagatattattatcaatccTCATGCTTTCCCATCCCGTATGACTATTGGTATGTTTGTTGAATCTTTGGCGGGTAAATCCGGTGCATTGCATGGTATCGCCCATGACGCCACTCCATGGAAATTTAGTGAAGAAGACACTCCAGCCGATTACTTTGGTGAACAATTGTTAGAGGCTGGTTATAACTATCATGGTAATGAACCGTTGTACTCTGGTGCTACTGGTGAGGAATTAAGGGCTGATATTTATGTTGGTGTTGTTTATTACCAAAGATTACGTCATATGGTTAACGATAAATATCAAGTTCGTTCAACAGGTCCGGTTAATAGCTTAACAATGCAACCAGTAAAAGGTAGGAAGAGACATGGTGGTATTCGTGTAGGTGAAATGGAAAGAGATGCTCTAATCGGCCACGGTACTGCATTTTTATTGCAAGATCGTTTATTGAACTGTTCTGATTACACCCAAACCAGTCTTTGTAGGGATTGTGGTTCCATATTGACTACACAATCTAGTGTCCCAAGGATAGGTTCGATGGCCACTGTTCGTTGTCGTCGTTGTGCTATCAAATTTGATGAGGTTAAGAAGATAATATCTAAAACTTCATCAGATGGAAACAGTGGTGTATTTATTGAAGATTCTAATATATGGGAAGATGGACAAGGTAACAAATTTGTGGGTGGTGGTAATACTACCACTATTGCTATAccatttgttttaaaatatttggattCTGAATTAGCTGCTATGGGTATCAGCTTACATTATAATGTCGAACCTAAATGA
- a CDS encoding uncharacterized protein (similar to Saccharomyces cerevisiae YMR305C | SCW10 | Soluble Cell Wall protein (paralog of YGR279C | SCW4)), translated as MYLSKFLLLSSSMALLLSDVAAADEINAAHHHDYKREEKVVYVTNYVTAQVVVSGDITTTILPNQNTVSTDNDVVDINSASNTADSTTTAIVAATTTLSTASSTYVTSNIASTTPSVASTTPITSSTTSPATYTSSSSSSSSSSSSSSSSSSSSSSSSSSSSSSSSSSSSSSSSSSSTSSASSGSAPNYGTYGITYSPYTNSGGCKSTSDIISDINDLTSYSVIRIYSNDCSVLETILSANTDHKVMVGIYYIDQIASAVSSIESACNGDYSRIHSITVGNELVNSGEESASSVAGIVSSAKSQLKAIGYTGLVTEVDTLVAVQNNSDELCDVGDFIAVNSHAYWDGNVEASNCGPWLKEQVDRISSLCNNGKTILVTETGWPTQGSDYINCVPSVANQAACLASITETLGDQVFLFTMHNDLWKSPGTYGVEQYWGIFDS; from the coding sequence ATGTATTTATCgaagtttttattattgtcatcCAGTATGGCTTTGCTATTGTCAGatgttgctgctgctgaCGAAATCAATGCTGCCCATCATCATGACTATaaaagagaagaaaaagtaGTTTATGTTACCAATTATGTTACTGCCCAAGTTGTTGTTTCTGGTGATATCACTACCACTATTCTGCCAAATCAAAACACTGTTTCTACTGATAATGATGTGGTCGATATAAATTCCGCTAGTAACACTGCTGATAGTACTACTACAGCTATTGTTgctgctactactaccTTATCCACTGCGTCCTCTACTTATGTCACCTCTAATATAGCCTCAACTACTCCTAGTGTTGCTTCAACTACTCCTATTACCTCTTCTACTACTTCTCCTGCCACTTATACTAGTTCCAGTTCCAGTTCCAGTTCCAGTTCTAGTTCTAGTTCCAGTTCCAGTTCCAGTTCCAGTTCCAGTTCCAGTTCCAGTTCCAGTTCCAGTTCCAGTTCTAGTTCTAGTTCTAGTTCCAGTTCTAGTACATCTTCTGCAAGTTCTGGCTCCGCTCCCAACTATGGTACCTATGGTATAACTTACTCACCATATACTAATTCTGGTGGTTGTAAATCTACCTCTGATATTATTTCTGATATAAACGACTTAACTAGTTACAGTGTTATCAGAATATACAGTAATGATTGTAGTGTTTTGGAAACTATATTAAGTGCTAATACCGATCACAAGGTCATGGTTGGTATATACTACATTGATCAGATTGCTAGTGCTGTTTCCTCAATTGAATCAGCCTGTAATGGCGATTATTCACGTATTCACAGTATTACTGTTGGCAATGAATTGGTTAATAGTGGTGAGGAATCTGCTAGCAGTGTTGCTGGTATTGTTAGCAGTGCTAAATCTCAGCTAAAAGCCATTGGATATACGGGATTGGTCACTGAAGTTGATACCCTGGTTGCTGTTCAAAATAATTCAGATGAGTTATGTGACGTAGGCGATTTTATTGCTGTTAATTCCCACGCTTATTGGGATGGTAATGTTGAAGCATCCAATTGTGGTCCTTGGTTGAAGGAACAAGTTGACAGAATTAGCTCATTATGTAATAATGGCAAAACAATTTTGGTTACCGAAACTGGTTGGCCAACACAAGGCTCAGACTACATCAATTGCGTACCTAGTGTTGCAAATCAAGCTGCATGTTTGGCATCTATTACTGAAACTTTGGGAGACCAAGTTTTCCTGTTTACTATGCACAATGATTTATGGAAGTCACCGGGCACTTACGGGGTTGAGCAATATTGGGGGATCTTTGATAGTTGA
- the MTL1 gene encoding Mtl1p (similar to Saccharomyces cerevisiae YLR332W | MID2 | Mating pheromone-Induced Death (paralog of YGR023W | MTL1)), giving the protein MIINTRFIAIQLYIILLCICSITTAQSNNNNHNINRTNKNQKDVLNNANNSTESSVQQISSTSSTSVPTSTSVPSTTNVLSSTSVPSSTSVLSSTNVPSSTNVPSSTNVPSSTNVPSSTNVPSSTNVPSSTNVPSSTTSITNALLYSSSNILDTDSSVAQSLISSTFSDTETALLLSSTSYTTTSDSTSSSLESSLFPSSSNQEFSDSFRSSTAFSYISSISTQTLSSSSSSNTFSSDTSSISINEFSSTSSSSSSSSSSSPVSSSQLVTSSSSFSSSPSYSARSSSNSYTSSSISASRSSLVVQKTSVVSNDSSSSGTSSSSSSSSSSTSSTSSSSSSTSSTSSSSSSRSSSTSSTSSIISSSSSSTGSTSSSSSSSSSSTSSTSSSSSSSSSSTSSTSSSSISTSSVSSSSFSGSTSQSLLTSFTSNMSKRKSTSLMTITSVVSGRTVVSDVYTTITYIPSGSSTSNKSSGHSLSEKDKRIVIGCVVGIGVPFIAGILFVLYYFFIRSKKTDFIDSDGKIVTAVSANKLTKWLYSLVGKDVNDKYDNSDTPPGMDEIELANHHELSIDDESIEDDAGNKNKGNNRDSMIRAFHNSVRDNSNQSSTPSRDLMLDEEKYYDEAGNEINARNY; this is encoded by the coding sequence ATGATTATTAATACACGTTTTATTGCCAttcaattatatataatactaCTATGTATATGTTCAATCACAACAGCACagagtaataataataatcataatattaatcggacaaataaaaatcaaaaagatGTCTTAAATAATGCAAATAATTCTACTGAATCATCTGTGCAACAAATTTCATCCACTAGTAGTACTAGTGTTCCAACTAGTACTAGTGTTCCAAGTACTACTAACGTTCTAAGTAGCACTAGTGTTCCAAGTAGCACTAGTGTTTTAAGTAGTACTAATGTTCCAAGTAGCACCAATGTTCCAAGTAGCACCAATGTTCCAAGTAGCACCAATGTTCCAAGTAGCACCAATGTTCCGAGTAGCACCAATGTTCCAAGTAGCACCAATGTTCCAAGTAGTACTACCAGCATCACAAACGCCCTGCTTTATTCATCTTCTAATATATTGGATACAGATTCGAGTGTTGCACAATCATTAATATCATCAACTTTTTCTGATACTGAAACCGCTTTATTACTTTCAAGCACTAGTTACACTACTACCTCTGATTCTACAAGCAGTAGTTTAGAAAGTAGTTTGTTTCCTAGTTCTAGTAATCAAGAGTTTTCTGATTCTTTTCGTAGTAGCACCGCTTTCTCATACATCAGCAGTATTAGTACACAAACTTTGTCATCtagcagtagtagtaatactTTCAGTTCCGACACTAGTAGTATTTCCATTAATGAATTTAGTAGTACTAGCAgtagcagtagtagtagtagtagtagcagtCCAGTCAGTAGTTCACAATTAGTtacttcatcatcttcctTCAGTTCAAGTCCCTCCTATTCTGCTAGGTCTAGTTCCAATAGTTATACCAGTTCTTCTATTAGTGCTAGTAGGAGTAGTTTAGTTGTGCAAAAAACTAGTGTTGTCAGTAATGATAGTAGCTCTAGTGGTACTTCAAGCAGTAGTAGCTCTAGTAGTAGTTCCACTAGTAGTACTTCAAGTAGTAGCAGTTCCACTAGTAGCACTTCAAGTAGTAGTAGCTCCAGGAGTAGTTCCACTAGTAGTACGTCAAGCATTATTAGCTCTAGTAGTAGTTCCACCGGTAGTACTTCAAGCAGTAGTAGCTCTAGTAGTAGTTCCACCAGTAGTACTTCAAGCAGTAGTAGCTCTAGTAGTAGTTCCACCAGTAGTACTTCCAGCAGCAGTATTTCTACTAGTAGTGTTTCCTCTAGTAGTTTTAGTGGTTCCACTTCACAAAGTTTACTCACATCTTTTACGTCAAATATGTCAAAAAGAAAGTCCACAAGTTTAATGACAATCACATCAGTGGTTAGTGGCAGAACTGTAGTTTCAGATGTTTATACAACAATTACATACATACCTTCTGGTTCTTCAACCAGTAATAAGTCATCCGGCCATAGTTTGAGCGAGAAGGATAAGAGAATTGTTATAGGATGTGTTGTCGGGATTGGTGTTCCTTTTATAGCaggtattttatttgttctatactatttctttattagaTCGAAAAAGACCGATTTTATTGATAGTGACGGTAAGATTGTTACCGCTGTCAGTGCTAACAAATTAACCAAATGGTTGTACTCCTTAGTTGGTAAAGATGTTAACGATAAATATGACAACAGCGATACTCCGCCAGGAATGGATGAGATAGAGCTAGCTAATCATCATGAATTAAGTATTGATGATGAAAGTATTGAAGATGATGCCgggaataaaaataaaggaaaTAATAGAGATTCAATGATAAGAGCATTTCATAATAGTGTACGTGATAATTCCAATCAATCATCTACACCCAGCCGCGATTTAATGCTGGACGAAGAGAAATATTATGATGAAGCTGGTAATGAAATTAACGCAAGAAATTACTGA
- a CDS encoding uncharacterized protein (similar to Saccharomyces cerevisiae YJL159W | HSP150 | Heat Shock Protein (paralog of YKL163W | PIR3)) — MQYKKSVITASLATLSAAAYVPGDNWSTLTPTATYSGAISNYASTFGIAVIPITTGSYASLATSTASVAKRDVQAVSQIGDGQIQATTTVSQIGDGQIQATTSTAAATKTTAQAVSQIGDGQIQASTRTTTTLAPTSSSTLSVTESTSAATSATESASSTTSTASSSASDPVDAVSCKSNGTLSMTLTDGVLKDSKDRIGSIVANRQFQFDGPPQAGAIYADGWSITPEGNLAIGDEDVFYQCLSGGFYNLYDEYVGGQCKPVYLEVIDLIDC; from the exons ATGCAATACAAAAAATCCGTTATTACTGCCTCCTTGGCTACCCTTTCTGCAGCTGCTTACGTACCAGGCGACAATTGGTCCACTTTGACTCCAACTGCTACTTATAGTGGTGCCATATCCAATTATGCTTCTACCTTTGGTATTGCTGTCATCCCTATTACTACTGGTTCCTATGCTTCCTTAGCAACTTCTACAGCTTCTGTTGCAAAGAGAGATGTTCAAGCTGTTTCTCAAATCGGTGATGGTCAAATTCAAGCTACAACTA CCGTTTCTCAAATTGGTGATGGTCAAATCCAAGCTACAACCAGTACCGCTGCTGCCACAAAGACCACTGCTCAAGCCGTTTCCCAAATCGGTGATGGCCAAATCCAAGCCTCCACTAGAACTACTACTACATTAGCTCCAACCAGCTCTTCTACTTTGTCTGTTACAGAATCCACTTCTGCTGCTACCTCAGCCACAGAATCCGCTAGTTCTACTACTTCTACTGCCTCTTCTAGTGCAAGCGATCCAGTTGATGCTGTTTCTTGCAAATCCAACGGAACTCTATCTATGACCTTGACTGATGGTGTCTTAAAAGATTCTAAAGACAGAATTGGTTCCATTGTTGCTAACAGACAATTTCAATTTGATGGCCCACCACAAGCAGGTGCTATTTACGCCGATGGTTGGTCTATTACTCCAGAAGGTAATTTAGCCATTGGTGATGAAGATGTTTTCTATCAATGTTTATCTGGTGGTTTCTACAACTTGTATGATGAATACGTTGGTGGTCAATGTAAACCAGTTTACTTGGAAGTTATTGATTTGATTGACTgctag
- the THG1 gene encoding tRNA guanylyltransferase (similar to Saccharomyces cerevisiae YGR024C | THG1 | tRNAHis Guanylyltransferase) has protein sequence MAKSRFEYVKEFETHTKLLPETYIVVRIDGKNFHDFTKYYDFEKPNDIRALNLMNACAKNVLLKYKSECILAYGESDEYSFILRPDTQLYNRRNDKIATLFVSNFTSQYVVLWNNYFHDKPLNYKHLPSFDCRCVCYPTLKTVKDYLCWRYVDTHINNLYNTAFWKLIQNCGMTPKEAESKLSCTLSSDKNEILFKCCNVNYNDELEMFKKGSLINNKGEIMFIDVIKNIDNLFGA, from the coding sequence ATGGCTAAATCTAGATTTGAATATGTTAAAGAATTTGAAACACATACCAAATTATTGCCAGAAACATACATTGTGGTTAGAATAGATGGCAAAAACTTCCATGATTTTACTAAATATTATGACTTTGAAAAACCCAATGATATAAGAGCCCTAAATTTAATGAATGCATGTGCCAAgaatgttttattaaaatacaaatcaGAATGTATTTTGGCATATGGTGAAAGTGATGAGTATTCTTTTATACTTCGCCCGGATACTCAATTATATAATAGAagaaatgataaaatagCCACCTTATTTGTATCAAATTTTACGTCGCAATACGTCGTATTATGGAATAACTACTTCCACGACAAACCACTAAATTATAAACACTTGCCTAGTTTTGACTGTAGATGTGTTTGCTATCCTACTTTGAAAACAGTTAAAGATTACTTATGTTGGAGGTATGTTGACACACATATAAACAATCTATACAACACAGCATTTTGGAAATTAATTCAAAATTGTGGGATGACACCTAAGGAGGCTGAATCAAAATTATCATGTACTTTGAGTAGTGACAAAAACGAAATATTGTTTAAATGTTGCAACGTGAATTATAATGATGAGTTGGAAATGTTCAAAAAGGGtagtttaataaataacaagGGTGAAATCATGTTTATtgatgttattaaaaatatagataaCCTATTTGGTGCataa
- a CDS encoding uncharacterized protein (similar to Saccharomyces cerevisiae YGR026W | putative protein of unknown function), which produces MTEYNNNSNFKQSIDNHTSSASVDNFITSSTVLSNQQENEESDMRKSVDSVRHRSNSNANKNKTTGKSHPYAKLPVRSTVVDDDHIIWKTKRSNHEEDETTKKIKHLSSSSLKRNPSTASNSSTKRKSMLPSIDFSDNANTSLGNLKSQQPLHNGPTPISKPVPSATSTAATSTAKPATSTAATPAAKPITSTAATSTAKPATSTAATPAAEPAGGAVPNTNSLSNKNKQQNNETVLPSSTNSESNTTTTAKEEKKNEKLAFFDEPAAHGKHKEIRKIDNTFAKTLHKKYKLWELGHIVMLTFGCLYSVFYFYHSATFYRYRSWKTLFLLTKKQIRSDNGYGWLNWKFWIITLLFKHILFNPYVWYHIACLGSLLAHYISLDQATKSSFFYLSYYDLITMDNFQNMCVLLLWFFTRPSFYKILPNMMLSYFHLFEAKKPKLSKVGDTLLKSFAYTDYFIMFILILETILFKGTAGFVLTIYFMIFWLKLNFTGYTQYATLSLLAKFDHKVPPKYQDQWKNIKKFFLLKLDEKYKQRELYMKKTR; this is translated from the coding sequence atgactgaatacaataataattcaaatttCAAACAATCCATTGATAACCATACTTCTTCAGCAAGTGTTGacaattttattacaagTAGTACTGTCCTTTCAAATCAACAAGAAAACGAAGAAAGCGATATGAGAAAATCAGTGGATTCTGTTCGTCACCGTAGTAACTCAAAtgctaataaaaataaaactactGGCAAAAGTCATCCTTATGCTAAACTGCCAGTTAGATCAACTGTCGTTGATGACGACCATATAATCTGGAAAACTAAACGTTCTAATcatgaagaagatgaaacTACCAAGAAGATTAAACATTTAAGTTCATCTTCACTTAAACGTAACCCATCTACTGCTTCAAATAGCAgtacaaaaagaaaatcaatGCTACCATCGATTGATTTCTCCGATAATGCCAATACTTCTTTAGGAAATTTGAAAAGCCAACAGCCTTTGCACAATGGCCCAACTCCAATCAGTAAGCCTGTACCTTCTGCTACATCTACCGCTGCTACCTCCACCGCTAAACCTGCTACATCTACTGCTGCTACCCCTGCTGCCAAACCTATTACCTCCACTGCTGCTACCTCCACAGCTAAACCTGCTACATCCACGGCTGCTACCCCTGCTGCTGAACCTGCCGGTGGTGCTGTGCCAAACACTAACTCTCTttccaataaaaacaaacaacaaaataatgaaacCGTTCTGCCATCTTCAACTAATTCTGAAAGTAACACTACTACAACAGCAAAAgaagagaagaaaaatgaaaaactgGCTTTCTTTGATGAACCTGCAGCACACGGCAAACATAAAGAAATTAGAAAGATCGATAATACATTTGCTAAAACCCtacataaaaaatacaaattgtGGGAACTTGGCCACATTGTTATGTTAACATTTGGCTGCTTGTATTCAgttttctatttctatCATAGTGCGACATTTTACCGTTACCGTAGTTggaaaactttatttttgttgactaaaaaacaaattcgTTCCGATAATGGTTACGGGTGGTtaaattggaaattttGGATCATAACTTTATTGTTTAAACATATTCTGTTCAACCCATATGTTTGGTATCATATTGCTTGTTTAGGCTCTTTGTTGGCCCATTATATTAGTTTAGATCAGGCCACTAAatcaagttttttttatttaagtTATTATGACTTAATAACTATGGACAACTTTCAAAATATGTGTGTTTTGTTGCTATGGTTTTTCACTAGACCAAGTTTTTATAAGATTTTACCAAACATGATGTTAAGCTACTTCCACCTATTCGAAGCCAAGAAACCGAAGTTAAGTAAAGTAGGTGATACATTATTGAAGAGTTTTGCCTACACCGACTACTTTATTATGTTTATCCTTATTCTAGAAaccattttatttaaaggtACTGCTGGGTTTGTCTTGaccatttattttatgattttttgGTTGAAACTAAACTTCACTGGCTATACTCAATATGCTACTCTAAGTTTATTGGCAAAATTTGATCATAAAGTACCACCAAAGTATCAAGACCAatggaaaaatattaaaaaattctttCTACTAAAGTTGGATGAAAAGTACAAACAGAGAGAATTATACATGAAAAAGACacgttaa
- the RPS25A gene encoding 40S ribosomal protein eS25 (similar to Saccharomyces cerevisiae YGR027C | RPS25A | Ribosomal Protein of the Small subunit (paralog of YLR333C | RPS25B)) → MPPKQQLSKAQKAAAAMAGGKKSKKKWSKKSHKDKAQHAVVLDEEKYERILKEVPTYRYVSVSVLVDRLKLGGSLARVALKHLEEEGIIKPVSKHSTQFIYTRATAAE, encoded by the coding sequence ATGCCTCCAAAGCAACAATTATCTAAAGCCCAAAAGGCCGCTGCCGCTATGGCCGGTGGTAAAAAATCCAAGAAGAAGTGGTCCAAGAAGTCCCACAAGGACAAGGCTCAACACGCTGTCGTTTTGGATGAAGAAAAGTACGAAAGAATTTTGAAGGAAGTTCCAACTTACAGATATGTTTCCGTTTCTGTTTTGGTTGACAGGTTAAAGCTTGGTGGTTCTTTAGCTAGAGTCGCTTTAAAACAtttggaagaagaaggtATTATCAAGCCAGTTTCCAAGCACTCCACTCAATTTATTTACACCAGAGCTACTGCTGctgaataa